The nucleotide window GAATTTCAAGTAGAATTTCTCTCTTGAATCACTCGAAGAATCTACGGATTTTGTCACACGAATCAAGGTAATCACCATGTTACCAATATTCAAATTTGGGCCTTTTAATTTTGCTTGTGCCATTGGAACTTTTACTTGAAGAACTAAGACGCAGGTATTTATGCTTGGTTGTAAAAGCCTAATAAGCTAAATTATTCTTTCACAGTCTTGCTTTAGCCTTTAAATGGTAATCCTCTGAAATTTGGATACATCCAGAGTTcaaaaaatttttcttttccatttcataTTTCTCCCAAGTCCAAACCTTAATGCAAGCATGCTATTCTAAGAAGTTTATTACCTGAGTGAACATTTTTTTGTTGCTCCAGATTTTTTCCTGATTCTTTATATTCGAGTTACAAGTTCTTTAAAGCTTCTTCTGGGTGTGGCAACAATGGTCTGATGCCAAGATGTGAATTTAGCACAAAGCCTCTAACGAGGTCTTTTGATTTCCTTCCTTATGGTTCTCGATGTTTAGTGAGATTATCTTCCTTTAGCAGTCAGCGCCAATATGCTTCTCATGTATCCCATGCTTCCACTGAGAGGAAATCCAAAAAGACTCTTTTGTATCTTACTGCATTAGTGTTTGCAATGGTGGGAAGTAGTTACGCTGCTGTCCCATTATACCGAAGATTCTGCCAGGCTACTGGGTATGGTGGTACTGTCCAACGCCGTGAGGTGAAGCTGAGGTTATGCTATTCTTTATCCTATCCTTTTACTATTTTCAgggttttcttcttttcttttttctattgGTTTTCAACCAGAACATATATTTGTTTTCTTTAGAGTGTTGAAGAAAAGGTTGCTCGGCATGAAAAAGATGGGACAGTAGCAACAAGGTGCGCTTTCTAGGCTTTGGATGTAAGAGCTTAtctttatctatatttttcatgatTATCATCATAATATCCTTTCTGTTAATTTTATTGTGATTCTATTTCAATGCTTAGTTTTTGTACTGTTTTATGTGTTAAACCTGTTTCTGGGGTTTGTTTCTGCTTGTAACATTCTCAGTTCTACTTTTTGACATTTTCTGCTTAGATATGTATATGTTTCTTTGGTTAGTTGTAATCatgattatttattattattattattgtttttaaagTGAGATTTGTGGAAGAATGAGACAGAAACGAGTTCCTATGAGAGTGATAAGGCTTTATTCTAACTTTTAGAGCATGAAGTCATTCCCTCAATAAGAAACCAGTTACCATTCTTCTTATTAGAAAAATGATGGGAAAACGTTGAAACTTGtttgttgcaagaaacatttgagTATGATGGGGAAACAACTTAAACCAATAATGGTCTTGCAATGTTATTTCTGAAACAAATCAAGAGGGGAATGGGATGTTTTATGAGGTAAAACCATAAAAGGTGTCATAAGACAGATTGCAGGGTATCACTCCCTTCCGATTATACTTCTTCTTTATATACAGATGCGACTTTTTTACAAGAAGGTAACAAATAGGAGTGAGGTGGTAAATTTTAGTATCATTCATCATTTCACATCAGCTAGTTTGTTCAATTCAATTCATGCATTTCTAAAGATGCTATTATGAAGCTGTTAGACTTGCATCACGATAGTATCTTTCTTGTACTTCTATGCCTTTGTTTGAGAAATTTTCTCTTATCCTTTTAGGGAGATAGTAGTGCAATTCAATGCTGATGTGGCGGATGGAATGCCCTGGAAATTTGTTCCAACTCAAAGAGAGGTTCTCAATTTCTCTGTTGTTTTTGGGCACTGTAGAGTGCTTCTTTTATcaattatttccttattttttttatttttctgctAGGTGAGAGTCAAGCCTGGAGAAAGTGCTCTTGCTTTTTATACTGCTGAAAATCGAAGTTCAAAACCCATAACTGGTGTCTCTACATATAATGTCACCCCTATGAAGGTACTGATACTTAATCATGCTCCATTATGAAATTTGGATCTTTGAAATTTGTTATTTCTAAAGTTAAGTTATTGGTGTTTGTTCAGATCTTTGTCAACCTCTCAAACGTTATTTGGTTGTGTGAGCCGTTAGGCTTTTTAACCATTTCTTGCTAGCTTAGGTTTGACTTGTGCTGTTTAGGCTTGAATTATGTACATGATTTAGTAGTCTTCCTTTCAATATTATTGTTCAAATAATTTATTCTTTGTCATATCCTTGTTACTACAATTCTAGTTTGGATTGAGAAATTTGTCTGCTGAGCTCTGCTACTCATTTATCCTCTTGTGCATGTCATAGATTCCATGACATACACTTCCTTTTCTCTTTCTCACTCCGTGTCTAAATTTATTTCTGGAATTTTTTAGTGGAACCCGCATGAGTCTATGCCTAATCTCTTATCAAGCATGTTTGAAGGTTTCCGGtatcattaattttatatttatagttTGCCATTGGGGCTTCTAGGTGTCACGATAGGAGAATCTGCAATATTGTTTTTCTAATGGTCTTAGCCAGGAAGAGTCTGTATTCCAACTGTTAATTTAGTCGGAATATCTCTTGATGAGGGTATCTTCAAGTTTGAGATAAAATTATTGCAATCAACTCTTGTTTTGATTTTCCTTTTGCAAGCAAAAAAGGAAGTAATATTTATGTAAGATAGGCCCAAAATATCCAATAGCTAAGATAGAATTCCAGTCCTGAAGATGGCCCGTGAGGCAGGTTAAAGCTCACTTTCGAACCACGCAGTTGTTTTCATATGTTTGTACCAATACTTGGCTTTCTTTATcctctaattttttattttttacttttacaTAATTTGATTATCCTTTTCTACAAATTGGATGACCAAAGAAACATTAGGTGAAATACAATGAGCTTGTTATGAGATGATAAGCTAGAAAGTGGAAGAAAAAAAACCTTTAGGGCGAAAAAATTGATTACATAGGAACACATTAACTTACTGGTAATGTTTGTCATTATCATATTTCAAGCCTTAAAACTTTGACTCGGTTTCTTGCCTGTTCGTGTTCCTCTTCAGGCTGctgtttatttcaataaaatccaGTGCTTTTGCTTTGAGGAGCAGCGTCTTCTTCCTGGAGAGCAGATTGACATGCCTGTAAGTCTTTTTACTGTTGAAAAGGCAAAACTTGTTGGTGATCGTCAACTAACCTGTACTTTCTTTCAGGTTTTCTTCTACATAGATCCTGAGTTTGAAACAGATGCCCGAATGGATGGTATAAACAACCTGATTTTATCATATACTTTTTTCAAGGTTTCCGAAGAATAGAAGGGGGATATTTAAATTCATAGTGAAAATAGAATATCATTCACATGAGAATAAAAACTATTGGTTAGGATCCCATTTTCATATACCGGGAGAAGAGGGAGAAGAAACATTCTTTTGTCGGAATTATTTTGTTATTACAGTCTCCTTTCACCTCTTTATGGTGGAAACAGTCAATTTTTGTACCAGGCACCTCCCTCTTCATACCAACTTTTTCAGTCATTCCCTAAACAAAACCAACTGCTTGTAGCTAGGGTTTATTATTGTTATACTAGTTATCattttcaatttcctttcgttgTTTCATATGGGTACTGAAATTTGCAAAAATGTTTTAGCATCTAACAAGGAAGTGCAGAACTTGTGTAAAATCCTTGGTTGTTCTAGTATGGAGTAAATGCGAATGTCACTGTCCGTATGTGTTTTATCTACTATGGAGTTCCTAGCACTGTTTGTCTGCGTTGGTCGTTGTGAGTTTTGAATCATACCAAGTACATAAACGAGGATATTCATCGTAATCTCTTGATATAATTCCTAAATCTTGtgcattgaaaaagaaaaaaaataaacataatcaaattaactaaaaggGTAGGTTTGAATATATTAGTTAGTAATAAACTAATTTTAATTGGTAATATTTAGTTATTTATATGATTTGTTTGCGACAACAATAAAGAAAATGTTTCTCGTAGTaagtttaaatttataataataatttttattttatatctaatgTTTTAACACTTGTAAGTTAATGTGATGAAGTTGTTGATGTCATATATAACAATACTAAACCAATCCATTTCGGTACAAAGAATAATATTTCTATTATCTATGGAAGATGGGAACCCTATCCCAAGTATaactttaaaagaaaaaaggCAGCCTAAGCCCTGTAAAATCTTCATCCACTTCCTCTTTTATTAAAAGAATCTATATTTAACATCAAATTTAACTATAGTATCATCTGCTTCTGAATCTTTTTGTTTAATAAACTAATGCTCTTCTATCAACTGAGTGTAAGTGATAAATGCTTTGCCTCATTCCCTGCAGACAAAGGAAGCAATACATCAAACCCATATTTGTTGTTGGTTTCTGTCGATTTCCTCATAATTCTATTTTCTTTACAATATAAAGTTCATTGATGAAGAAGGGACCTGTTTGATGTTCATTGGATCATGTCTACAATAATTAATTactaaaatgatttaaaattttatttccttCAACTATTTTCGAGTTTGATTATCAAATAAATTCATGAATCTGTCAAATCTCATATGCTGATGCAAGGTTTCCATGATTCAAAGCCATGGGCCCTGAAGTTGAAAGCCACCTAACtcttttaattttaagttttcaTATTTCTTAAAAGCAATTTCATCTTCAAAAACACACTTAGATGTACATACATTCAAAGCAGtataggtttttttttaaaaaagtaaaacaGTATAGTAttaattagtaaaaaaaaaagtaCACTATTTTGATTTAGAAGGTTTTGTTCCATGAGATTTGTAGAttagattttttaaaatatgaattaaaatattacacgatataaaaaataaatatgatataaatatatgaatatattaaattttatataactaTTAATATGAAcaattttataaaagatttattTCAGATTAAAGTAATATGCATAGTATATAAATACACAAATTATTACACTTGTAGCAAAAAAAATTCACAGGCAAAACTACTTTGCCTTGAATGTGAAGACCCAAAACTGCTTTATGTGTTAAATAGGTAGGGTAGTTGATTGAGAAAGAGTTGAAAATGAAATGGAGTAGACACATTGATACACAACAAAAGCTGATGCCATCAACTTTGTTTAGAGGCAGGTTGTAGTTTTGGAGGTTTTAAGGTGAGAAAAGGGGGGAAAATGGATACTGGTGAGAAAGTGGCTGCCGTCTTACAGAGTTCCTCATGACTTTTGCTTTTGTTGATGGAAGCCAATTTGGACTTTTGTTCGGCTCAAGACAAAGAAGAGTTTCAATACACCaaatacatatatgtcatgaaTGGGAGTTTTACGGACCAGCCAGTTGGTGCATATGTAAAGTTGACAGCAATAGCATTCAGCATCCTAGGGGTCCTGCTGATTCATACTAAATTGTTGAAGCCTTACAATAAAATGATTCCAAATTCTCTACCAGATGATTGAACACCCTTTTTTAATATTAcaaaaaatgttattttgtattATATTATATGTCTGTCGAAGATTAATTGTCTCAATCATCCGGATAACCAATTTTAATGGAATCATTTTGAGTGACCGGTATCCACCATCTAGACTGTGTCCAATAAAATGTGGCTACCTGCTGACTCCAAAGGATTAAAGAGAAGGGTTTAGACACATACTATTATGGGCTCACATGTATGTAAGCATAGAGATGAATGCATGCTCAAACAGTTAATATAATAACAGGGCATTGAATATCTCACATTAtactcctcttctctggaatttGAATTAATCTGATGATCCTTCTATCTTTAAATCCACAAGTTTTCAAGCAAAGATTAAGTATGCTATAACTAAGAACAGAACATTGGAGACAACAGATAATGCCTGCAACACAATTCAAATCACGGAGAATAACATGACTGGGTTGTTGAGAAAATTAATGAAGATTGTAGGGGAGGTATAGGGATATACAGTTTATGTTTTACTTACAATCTTTGTGCTGGGTGATGTATATACCATCCCTGGAAGATAACCTTGAACTCCAATGTTATAAACTGGGGTTCCATTAGGGTAATAGAGACCATAGTTCCTCTCTGATGCAGGACCAGGTTTTAAATTCTCATTAAAGAGTGCGAAAACATATATGTCAACCGGGACATTCGGTTTTGCCGGTGTGCTTTGTTTTTCTTCTATTCTTTTCAACAGGTTCCCATTGTACAACCCTGCATTCTCCGGTGTAGCTCCTGCTTCGTCATCATCACCTCGGGAAGGCCAACCGGTTTCCGAAATCCGGACTTCGATATCAGTATGCCCCATTGCTTTGATAGCTGAATAAACAGCATCAACTTGAGCATACAACATGTTGTCATATTTCAAGTTGGTAATTGGATCCACTGTCCCTTGATTAGACTGGAAAAGCACATAATCTAGTGGAACTTCGTTAGGGTTGTCCTTGTATGCAAAATAAGGATATGCATTGATCAAGAAAGGTGACTTAACCTCAGCATGAAAATTGAGAATTCCGTGAAGATACTCGCCGAGATCTTGCCTAAAAGAACCGGCGGAAGGCGGAAAAGAGATGCTTAAGATATCGAGAGAATGCGCGGAAGTGACGGTTACTTGTTTATCAAGGCCAAGATCAACAAGAGCGTTGTAAACAGTTTGCATTGCAGGGAGGAGATTAGACCATAGCTGATGATCATAGGTTTTGAACACTTCGTTCCCCATAGTTATGCAAGTAATCCGGGTTTGAGGCAGGTGGGGCTGAACTCGCTGCTGAAGCCAGTTTCGAGCTTTGATAGGATCGGTCATGTTGGGTAGATACTCGTTACCGAGTCCGATAATGAAATCGACATTTGTATGGGAGAAGGCAAGAAGAACGTTAAGATCAGCGTCGTAGAGCTTCACTCTGCTGATATTGAGGGATTTGAGAAGATAGGCGACTCGAGATGGAGATGGAAGATTGTTTGCGATTTGGCCATAGTTGATTCCAACTCCAAGACCAAGGATTTGGATTGGAGAACCTGATAAACACCATAAAAACAAAGTGAAACACAAATACTAGTGAAAATTCAAGGAGAAAAATGTAGTTGTTTTTCATTTGTTGAGCAACTCAAGAGTTGGAAACCTGAGAAAAAGAGAAGTAGGAGAAGAGAAGAGGCAGCCATATAACTCATCTTAATCTGTTTCTCCATCTCtccattataatttataatactttcTCTGTTTCCTAATCCAATGTTTCACCACTTTATTTTCGTAATAAGAAAATATATATCATGAAAAATTAGATACAGAGGATTCAACACAAGTGTAAtgtatcatttatatatatatttgcataaCATGGTCGGTGCCTAAATCTCATGCAATatcaatttatttataaaattgaattgaaaattattaatatttatttataaaattacctttGACGtttaaattatttgattttacCTCCTTGATAATAAATGAGacggaaaagaaaaaaagaaaaaaagcgtGCCAAATTGTATGAACGGCTTCTCCAATATGACCATCACGAGAAAATCAAGTAGATAACTTTGAACAGGGATTCCCGTTgagagaagagaaagaaaaataaacaaaatgaattaattataaaGAGGTGCCTAATATATAGTCAAAAGTTAAAATGATGTATCACCTGTTTTTATTCAATTGGTTAATGTGCTACATGGATTAACAAAATTTTAGCGAcaataattagtttaaataattatcttGATTAGagtgatcaaaataaaataaatcttatTTTAAGGTGTAATTTAgtttaaagatttttttttccTGAGTTTTGGATTTTTGGGGTGTGAATATAAagagttgaaaattttatgatattaaTTTCAAATCACTCGTATAGATATTTGAGCAAAAGTCTCTATTGAATGGAAAAAGACTTGTAAATATCCCAAGTTGTTAACATGTCATTTATAATTTGAGTTCATTCGGTTTTAGTTTCTTAACAAGTTGAAAGCCTTCGAATTTAATGGTTTAGACATATGCATTTAGTTAAGtttggattaaaaaaaaaaaattcgttttctatttaaaatatattaaattattgaaatattatCTTAtagattattttaaataaaaatattattaattaaagaGTAATTTGAAGCAAATCAATTCATATTTAAACTTATAATAAATGTCTTTATTCAGGGTGGGCCGTGGTTGAAGCTCTGGAATTGCTGAGTGCTGTCTAAGGTAAAAGAGTTTGTATGGAGGTGTTTGCGGTACTTTGTCCCCCCGAAGGCACGGCtgattgaaaagggtgtaaacaTTGATGCTATGTGTGCTCGGTGTGGATTCATGTCTTAATGTATTGTGAATGTGAGAAATCTGTATGGAGAACGGTTGGTTTTCAGTTACAGCAGGC belongs to Gossypium arboreum isolate Shixiya-1 chromosome 7, ASM2569848v2, whole genome shotgun sequence and includes:
- the LOC108458307 gene encoding cytochrome c oxidase assembly protein COX11, mitochondrial, which codes for MSWSRISSRISLLNHSKNLRILSHESRFFPDSLYSSYKFFKASSGCGNNGLMPRCEFSTKPLTRSFDFLPYGSRCLVRLSSFSSQRQYASHVSHASTERKSKKTLLYLTALVFAMVGSSYAAVPLYRRFCQATGYGGTVQRRESVEEKVARHEKDGTVATREIVVQFNADVADGMPWKFVPTQREVRVKPGESALAFYTAENRSSKPITGVSTYNVTPMKAAVYFNKIQCFCFEEQRLLPGEQIDMPVFFYIDPEFETDARMDGINNLILSYTFFKVSEE
- the LOC108458298 gene encoding glucan endo-1,3-beta-glucosidase 14-like codes for the protein MEKQIKMSYMAASSLLLLLFFSGSPIQILGLGVGINYGQIANNLPSPSRVAYLLKSLNISRVKLYDADLNVLLAFSHTNVDFIIGLGNEYLPNMTDPIKARNWLQQRVQPHLPQTRITCITMGNEVFKTYDHQLWSNLLPAMQTVYNALVDLGLDKQVTVTSAHSLDILSISFPPSAGSFRQDLGEYLHGILNFHAEVKSPFLINAYPYFAYKDNPNEVPLDYVLFQSNQGTVDPITNLKYDNMLYAQVDAVYSAIKAMGHTDIEVRISETGWPSRGDDDEAGATPENAGLYNGNLLKRIEEKQSTPAKPNVPVDIYVFALFNENLKPGPASERNYGLYYPNGTPVYNIGVQGYLPGMVYTSPSTKIALSVVSNVLFLVIAYLIFA